One genomic region from Gossypium hirsutum isolate 1008001.06 chromosome D13, Gossypium_hirsutum_v2.1, whole genome shotgun sequence encodes:
- the LOC121203078 gene encoding calmodulin-like protein 30 codes for MSNVGFLEFQYKLSQNKFLRKPLRLFSRDRQNSGLLTAYQPDLDELRKVFDKFDSNNDGKISQMEYKAMLRALGQGSMTQDVPKIFQLADFDGDGFINFKDFVEVHKRSGGVTIMDIQNAFHTFDLNCDGKISAEEVMEMLRRLGESCSLEECTKMVRAVDTDGDGMVDMDEFITMMTRTMKLD; via the coding sequence ATGTCAAACGTTGGCTTTCTCGAATTCCAATACAAGCTTTCGCAAAACAAGTTCTTGCGGAAACCGTTGCGCTTGTTTTCCAGGGACAGGCAAAACTCGGGGTTATTAACTGCTTACCAACCTGATTTGGATGAACTAAGGAAAGTTTTTGATAAGTTTGATTCCAACAACGATGGGAAGATTTCTCAGATGGAGTACAAGGCCATGTTGAGGGCACTAGGGCAAGGATCTATGACTCAAGATGTACCCAAGATCTTTCAGTTGGCCGATTTCGATGGAGATGGTTTTATCAACTTCAAGGACTTCGTGGAAGTACACAAGAGGAGCGGTGGGGTGACAATAATGGACATACAGAATGCTTTCCACACATTCGATCTCAACTGCGACGGCAAAATAAGTGCAGAGGAAGTGATGGAAATGTTGAGGAGGCTTGGAGAGAGTTGCAGCTTGGAAGAGTGCACGAAAATGGTGAGAGCAGTGGACACCGATGGTGACGGTATGGTCGACATGGATGAATTTATAACCATGATGACTCGAACTATGAAGCTAGATTAA
- the LOC121225643 gene encoding protein BLISTER-like yields the protein MESLQEEIKAQLAELESFKMEYANARLECNTADERANILASEVIGLEEKASEHLWLNLMVHQSHLIHSLSSLLLNKCS from the exons ATGGAGAGCTTACAAGAAGAAATCAAGGCCCAACTG GCAGAGCTCGAGTCTTTTAAAATGGAATATGCAAATGCACGACTGGAATGTAATACAGCTGATGAACGTGCTAATATATTGGCTTCTGAAGTCATTGGTTTGGAAGAGAAG GCCTCTGAGCACTTATGGCTGAATTTAATGGTGCACCAGTCCCATCTGATTCACTCTCTTAGTAGCTTGTTATTGAACAAATGCAG ttAA
- the LOC107894258 gene encoding pentatricopeptide repeat-containing protein At2g15690, mitochondrial, producing the protein MASLMAIRRGRSSTPPFASLLTKVRLNSSHFTSNRHFDRTQILSLSLKSLSTSAIPNEYQRPPPHHQNQQPPPSSDPRVFHGQRNPNFNNQWNPQNQGYHHPQQQGGVSDNNQWNPQQNQGQGYSQRGRPNQWNPQENRSYPQYPNANPMNTQMPRSPNQWNNQNQGQGYHPQGRNFNERAPQSQNPNQFGRERGNQGLMVEHVQAEPVPSLVDLTRLCHEGKVKEAIELMGKGVKGDASCFSSLFGLICNPKSLEDAKKVHDYFLQSTCRGDLGLNNKVIEMYAKCGSMTDARRVFDHMPDRNMDSWHLMINGYADNGLGDDGLQLFEQMRTLGLKPNEQTFLAVLSACGSAEAIEEGFIHFQSMESEYGTSPGVEHYVGLIGVLGKSGHLYEAKEYIEKKLPFEPTAEVWEALRNYARIHGDVDLEDYVEELMIDLDPSKVDANKIPTPPPKKHTAISMLDGKNRISEFRNPTLYKDDEKLKALKAMKEASYVPDTRYVLHDIDQEAKEQALLYHSERLAIAFGLISTPARQTLRIIKNLRVCGDCHNAIKIISRIVGRELIIRDNKRFHHFKDGLCSCGDYW; encoded by the coding sequence ATGGCGTCTCTAATGGCAATACGTCGTGGACGGAGCTCAACGCCACCTTTCGCTTCTCTCTTAACCAAGGTACGCCTTAACTCCTCTCACTTCACTTCCAATCGCCACTTCGATAGAACCCAGATTTTATCCCTGAGCTTAAAATCTCTTAGCACCTCCGCCATCCCAAATGAGTACCAGAGACCGCCGCCGCACCACCAAAACCAACAACCGCCACCGTCGTCTGATCCCAGGGTCTTTCATGGCCAGCGAAACCCTAATTTTAATAACCAATGGAACCCTCAAAACCAGGGCTACCATCATCCGCAACAACAGGGCGGGGTTTCTGATAACAATCAATGGAATCCCCAGCAAAATCAGGGTCAGGGTTATTCTCAACGAGGAAGGCCTAATCAATGGAATCCTCAGGAGAATCGAAGCTATCCTCAGTACCCAAATGCTAATCCGATGAATACGCAAATGCCTAGAAGTCCAAATCAATGGAATAACCAAAATCAAGGCCAAGGGTACCACCCTCAAGGTAGAAATTTTAACGAAAGAGCCCCGCAGAGTCAAAACCCTAATCAGTTCGGCCGTGAGAGAGGAAATCAAGGGCTAATGGTAGAGCATGTGCAGGCTGAACCTGTTCCTTCATTGGTAGATTTAACGCGGTTGTGTCACGAGGGTAAAGTGAAAGAAGCTATAGAATTGATGGGTAAAGGTGTTAAAGGCGATGCTAGTTGTTTTTCATCTTTGTTCGGGTTAATCTGCAATCCCAAATCGCTTGAGGATGCGAAGAAAGTTCATGATTACTTCTTGCAGTCGACCTGTCGAGGCGACCTTGGATTGAACAATAAGGTGATTGAAATGTATGCAAAATGCGGTAGCATGACAGATGCACGGAGAGTTTTCGATCATATGCCTGATAGGAATATGGATTCTTGGCATTTAATGATAAATGGGTATGCAGACAATGGCTTGGGAGATGATGGGTTGCAGTTGTTTGAGCAGATGAGGACATTGGGGTTGAAACCGAATGAGCAGACTTTCCTCGCGGTTCTTTCGGCTTGTGGTAGCGCGGAAGCTATAGAAGAAGGGTTTATACATTTCCAATCTATGGAGAGCGAGTATGGAACATCTCCGGGGGTTGAGCATTATGTGGGGCTTATAGGTGTTCTTGGAAAATCTGGTCATCTTTATGAAGCTAAAGAGTATATAGAGAAAAAATTGCCTTTCGAGCCAACTGCTGAAGTTTGGGAGGCATTGAGGAACTATGCTCGAATTCATGGAGATGTGGATCTTGAAGATTATGTTGAGGAGTTGATGATTGATCTTGACCCGTCAAAGGTTGACGCGAATAAAATCCCAACACCACCACCGAAGAAACATACTGCAATCAGCATGCTTGATGGAAAGAACAGAATCAGTGAGTTTCGAAATCCAACCCTTTACAAGGATGATGAGAAATTGAAGGCCTTGAAAGCAATGAAAGAAGCAAGTTACGTCCCTGACACGAGATACGTTCTTCATGACATTGATCAAGAGGCAAAGGAGCAAGCGCTGCTGTACCACAGTGAACGATTGGCGATAGCGTTTGGTCTAATCAGTACCCCTGCAAGGCAAACCCTTAGGATCATCAAGAATCTCCGTGTATGCGGTGACTGTCACAATGCCATCAAGATCATATCGAGGATTGTCGGGAGGGAATTGATTATTAGAGACAACAAGCGCTTCCATCATTTCAAGGATGGCTTATGTTCTTGCGGTGATTACTGGTAA
- the LOC107894259 gene encoding protein disulfide-isomerase SCO2 → MTMLILRLKTWWWWASKILFGKSIAKKKKKKKIAGSFELCKNLPPFFIVLHQIPHYPFLTFFFFNPFIFSIPFFSFFFTRMLPPNPSLFHAKPSPLLPLLSRTSFRCFAAAGDAPSGPTFRKWFQFPTTTTTSDNVYGGGARIGQEISYEAPAGSSIKVKKWSRDTESYLTNDDEPLPLPMTYPDTSPVGPEEIDKRLQCDPEIQDCKEVVYEWTGKCRSCQGTGLQSYYNKRGKEIICKCIPCLGIGYVQKITARKDIEVMEDLDNGKPP, encoded by the exons ATGACAATGTTGATTTTAAGATTAAAAACATGGTGGTGGTGGGCCAGTAAAATCCTCTTTGGAAAGTCcatagccaaaaaaaaaaaaaagaagaaaattgcaGGGAGCTTTGAGCTTTGCAAAAATCTCCCTCCCTTTTTCATTGTTCTTCATCAAATTCCCCATTATCCCTTTCttactttcttcttcttcaaccctttcatcttttcaattccttttttcagttttttttttactcGAATGTTACCTCCAAACCCTAGCCTTTTCCACGCCAAGCCATCTCCGCTCCTCCCTCTCCTTTCCCGGACCTCATTCCGCTGTTTCGCCGCCGCCGGAGACGCCCCTTCCGGCCCAACATTCCGTAAGTGGTTTCAATTCCCGACCACGACAACAACTTCCGACAACGTTTACGGAGGTGGTGCGCGAATCGGGCAAGAAATCAGCTACGAAGCTCCGGCTGGGAGTAGCATCAAGGTCAAGAAATGGTCGAGGGACACAGAGAGTTATTTGACTAACGACGATGAACCTCTTCCCCTTCCCATGACTTACCCTGATACTTCCCCTGTTGGACCTGAAGAGATCGATAAGCGACTACAATGTGACCCTGAAATCCAG GATTGTAAGGAAGTGGTTTATGAATGGACTGGGAAGTGCAGGAGTTGTCAAGGGACTGGACTTCAAAGCTACTATAATAAAAGAGGGAAAGAGATTATTTGCAAATGTATACCTTGCCTTGGAATTg GTTACGTGCAAAAGATAACAGCTCGGAAGGATATTGAAGTGATGGAGGATTTGGATAATGGAAAGCCACCTTGA